A genomic segment from Triticum dicoccoides isolate Atlit2015 ecotype Zavitan chromosome 1A, WEW_v2.0, whole genome shotgun sequence encodes:
- the LOC119276338 gene encoding uncharacterized protein LOC119276338, translating to MGRLKARMREAYESNQKNEHRSICLHSFSDLSHVSAATFMYLLKDCYFYGTHKATAKFRILQQQVKRALNNDPQPGPFTYIVQCMYIIPLLGQSHAEGFSHMLISSLRHLKSVESVQKDFIDAKCLAARLVLDILASVVPHEERILVKLLETFDIELKDMAHAFCGSELGDEDLAAAREHLKQHVQYFMKSESYVTAVALMTRFSIQCCDESFLIKLIGGKQYKAAEEWAAFMGKEMIILIIQKYLDVKMLKSANELVKQYDLAEEFPDVNYLYKESSLKKLAEKGCWDVAEVRAKKDTKLMEYLVYLAMEAGYMEKVDELCERYSLEGYVKSLVPEEVMCQSDYLELKKLILEEIVWVDEINGLLSATSYIEACKIIGVDCEWKPNYEKGSRPNKVAIIQIASDKKAFIFDLIKLYEDDPKALDCCFRRIMCSSNILKLGYNLQCDLHQLSQSYGELLCFQSYEMLLDIQKLFKETTGGLSGLSKKILGAGLNKTRRNSDWEQRPLSQNQKEYAALDAAVLVHIFHHVRGQPQFGVNEGRQVEWKSHIVSRVNRARSPLRF from the exons GAACCCACAAAGCAACTGCAAAGTTCAGGATCCTTCAGCAGCAGGTTAAAAGGGCATTAAATAATGATCCTCAACCAGGCCCATTCACATACATTGTCCAATGCATGTACATTATACCTTTGTTGGGCCAAAGTCATGCTGAAGGGTTCAGCCATATGTTGATATCTTCTCTAAGGCATTTGAAATCCGTGGAGTCAGTACAGAAGGATTTTATTGATGCAAAGTGTCTTGCTGCACGGCTTGTTCTCGATATCCTTGCTTCTGTTGTACCCCATGAAGAACGCATACTGGTAAAGCTCCTTGAGACATTCGATATCGAGTTGAAAGATATGGCCCATGCTTTCTGTGGTTCAGAGTTGGGTGATGAAGATCTAGCGGCAGCAAGAGAACATCTTAAACAGCATGTACAGTACTTTATGAAATCAGAATCATATGTGACTGCTGTGGCCCTGATGACACGCTTCTCCATCCAATGCTGTGATGAGTCATTTCTCATAAAACTGATTGGAGGTAAGCAATACAAGGCAGCAGAGGAGTGGGCAGCTTTCATGGGGAAAGaaatgataattttgataattcaAAAGTATCTAGATGTTAAAATGCTAAAGAGCGCCAATGAGCTGGTGAAACAATATGACCTTGCAGAAGAGTTTCCGGATGTTAATTACTTGTATAAAGAGAG TTCGCTAAAGAAGCTGGCAGAGAAAGGGTGCTGGGATGTTGCAGAAGTCCGTGCCAAGAAGGATACAAAGCTGATGGAATACCTG GTATATCTTGCTATGGAAGCTGGCTATATGGAGAAGGTTGACGAGCTTTGCGAACGATACTCTCTTGAAGGTTATGTCAAGTCTTTGG TTCCAGAAGAAGTCATGTGTCAGTCTGACTACTTAGAGCTGAAGAAATTGATTTTAGAAGAGATTGTCTGGGTTGATGAGATCAACGGATTACTTAGTGCAACAAGTTATATTGAAGCTTGTAAAATTATTGGTGTGGATTGCGAATGGAAACCTAATTACGAGAAAGGCAGCAGACCTAATAAG GTTGCTATCATCCAAATTGCGTCAGATAAGAAAGCTTTCATCTTTGATCTGATTAAGCTGTACGAAGATGATCCTAAAGCATTGGACTGCTGCTTCAGGCGAATCATGTGTTCATCAAACATACTAAAGCTGG GCTATAACCTGCAATGCGATCTGCATCAGCTGTCACAGTCGTATGGAGAATTGTTATGTTTCCAGTCCTATGAAATGCTACTTGATATCCAGAAGCTGTTCAAAGAGACTACTGGCGGTCTCTCTGGATTGTCAAAG AAAATATTAGGAGCTGGTTTGAACAAGACACGGCGGAATAGCGACTGGGAGCAGCGACCTCTGAGCCAGAATCAG AAAGAGTATGCCGCTCTTGATGCTGCGGTCCTTGTTCACATATTCCATCATGTCAGGGGGCAACCTCAGTTTGGTGTAAACGAGGGACGCCAAGTGGAATGGAAGTCTCATATT gtttcccGAGTGAATCGTGCACGTAGCCCCTTACGGTTCTAG